In Candidatus Omnitrophota bacterium, the DNA window ATCAAGCCGTTGCAACGGCGAGATAGTTTTCGTCCGGCTTGGAAAGCAGCGGATTGTTTCTAAATTGTAAACTGGCTAATGCGTTTGTGTAGGCGCCGGAAAACCAAATAAAGCGAATTATGACTGTATGATTTCTTCTTTATCGCGGCGCATTCGCGCCCGAATAAATCGTAGGATGGGTCATGTCGTTTGACCCATCACTTACTCCGTTCTATAAATCTTGATGGGTCAAAAAACGCGACCCATCCTACTTTTTTCCCTGCCATTGCCGAAATCTTCCGATAAGGGAGGCTGACTAATGAACGATTCATTCTTTATCGCGGCACGTTCGCGCCCGTGGTAGTGATAGTGAGGTTCCCGTGTTTGACGCCCCGCGTTCCGATCATGCGGTCGGCGAAATCGTGGATGACCTTGCCTTCGCCTTTCGCGATGATGACTTCCAGACAGTTGTGATGATCCAGATGAACGTGCATGCTGGTAATGACCTGCACCGGACTGTTGTGCTGCAGCTGGATCAATTTCTCTGTCAATTCGTGGACGTGGTGATCGTAGACGAGGGTAATGACGCCGACGATTTCCTTGTTCTCTTCCACTTCTTGCAGGACGAGGAAATCCCGGATCAAATCCCGGATTCCCTCCGACCGGTTTTTGTAGCCCTTCTCCAACAAGAGGGCGTCGAAGTGTTCCATCAACTCTTCCGAAAGTGAAACGCTGAATCGAACCGCTCCCGGCATGGCTTTGACCTCACGGATTATCGAATAAATTCAAAAATGAAATGTAATATACCCGCCCGTCTGCAATCCCCGCACGAAGATAAGCAATCCCAACAACATGACTAGCGCGGGGGAAACGATTTGCAGGATGGATATCGTTTTTCCCGTTCCCGAAAATCGGTCCATCAGCCGCTTGGCGGTAACCATCAAAACGCCGATCGCAATCAAAACCGCCGCCAGCCCGAAACTGAAGAAGACGATAAGCAGCAGCCCGAACAAGAGCCGGTGCATGGAAATGGCGACCAGCAGCACTACGATCGCCGTGGGGCAGGGAAGAATCCCTCCCGTGATTCCCAGCAGCAGAAGGTCTTTCATCGCGGCGTCGGCGGGAATCTCATGCGTATGCGTTCCTGGCCTATGCTCGTGATCTTCCAAGCTGTGGTGATATACTTGGGCGTGATCGTGATTATGTTCATGTCCGTGCGGATGTTCATGCGGATGCGGGTGAGGATGCTCATCGCCGTGATGATGAAGCGTTTCCGCGCCCAGGCTCTCGGCGAAGCGCATTCGTTGATAGGCGCCGTAGCGTTTTAAAAATAAACTCATGCCGATAGCGATAATGAGCAATCCCGAACCGCTTTCGATGACGGGATACAAGGTTTCGGGCATGATGTATTGCGAAAAGAATAGCGTAATCAGCCCTAACGCTAGAACGCTGGAGACATGGGTTATGGTGACGACAATCCCCAAAAAGACGGCGTGCCATATCGTCCCCCGCGAGCCGACGAGATAGGCGGCTACGACGGTTTTTCCGTGTCCGGGCGACAGGGCGTGCGCGGCGCCGAAGAAAATCGAAGCCAGGATCGCCATCAATACGAAAGCGGGATTCAAGTTTTCTTTCCGGATCAAATCCGCCCATCCCGAATCCTGCTTGGAACTGTCAGCTGCGGTCTTTGCGGTGGAAGCGGAGGAGCCGCTCGGCAAGCCCAATAATCCCGTCGCATCCATAATGCTGCGGGGTTGCAGTGTGGATATTTTCGCTTGCACTTCCATATTGGGTTGAATGGGAGATTTTAAAATTTTATAGGCGCCGTTCGCGTCAGGCTCAAGCGGATATTGCGGAATCGACATAGGATTCATCATCGTTAATACGTCGATTGGGACGGGTAAAGCGACCTCTCCCTCCGGCTTCTGCGCCTGAAATATCAAACGGACATCCAAACCGTCGATTTCGTAAATATCATCCGCCAAGAGAATCGGAACGGCGAGGCTGGACGATTCGATATCCTGTTCGCGCAACGTTACGCCGGGAAGAGTTTTAATGCGGATTTCCTGAGAGCCTCGGACGAAAGGCGTCACGCCGTCTTGAAAAGCGAATCGGCGCTGTCCGGAAAAATCCCCTTTTATCGTACAAATCAGCCGGATTTGCAGGCACGTCAAACCCGCCTGCCCGTAAGAGAGAATGATCTTTTTATCCTGCACTGAAGGCGTTAACGCTTCGGAGGCGCCGTTCTCGCCGATCAACGCATAATGGAAACTCGGAAGAAACCGTTTTGAAACTCCCGCCCGGTAATTCTCTATTTCTTGGGGTGTAACGAGATTGTCGTTATCCACGTCCACTTTCGCCAATTCGTTGTAGGAAGGAATTTCGGCGAAATCCAAAACATGCTGCGCGATGACGATTTGCGGGTGAATTTCGATTACAGTATAGTGGTTGAGAGAAAAATTGCCTAAAGGGTGACTCCAGGCTTCCTCCAAACCGCTGCCAGCGCCTATCCCCATAATCCCCAGAGTCAGAACGATTCGCAGGATTTGCATTTTCGCGGTATTCATAGAGAGGATCCATCCATTCGCCTGATGTGGAAACTAGTCCAATTTACAACTATATCCATTCCAGGGGATGGCGAAAAGAGCGAGCTATGAAGCCGCCTATATCGGCTGGACTACTCTCCAAAAAGCAAAAACGCGGGATTTTCGTCCGTTACCTCAATGGTTCCGTAGACGGGATGTTGAACCGCCGCCGGGAGTTCGTAGATCGTATTTGCGGGATTTTGGGAATCCTGTTTTCCGGCGATGGGAGCGCTTGCGATTTCCGCCCATGCGGTATTTTTCGATTTGTAGGGCGGATTGATGATGAATTTGAACAAACGCGCCGGGCCGGGATTCTCGCCATCAACGACAAAGGCAGCGGCGACTCCCTTCGTATAGTAAAACGAATCGTTATTGAATTGATAGCGCCAGATCGCTCCCCACTTTTCGCCCTTTTGGTTGATCCAGCCGCAGCGCATCGTATTATCGCCCTGCAACGAATCGATTTGCCCTCGTTCCGAATAGGCGGGAATCCAGACAGCATTTTCGCCCAAGCCTAAGCCCGGTTCGTTGGAGAAGGGAGAATTGTGCAATTTGCTCCCGACTTTGCGAATGATCAGATCGGGATTGTCGTCGTTGTTGTGCGCATCGCGGTAATTGAACCAGCCCGTATCCCACATGGTCTTATCGATTCCGTAATGCACCCAATACGTACTATAGGATAAGTCGGCGACCGTCGCGTCCATTAATACTCTTCGGATATAGTAGACGGCTTGCGTCATTTCATTGGCGCCAATGCAGCCGTATACGCTGTCGCCGTCCGGGCTGAAACCGAATTCCATATTCGCGAAAGCGGGATAGTAGCTATAAAAAGCGAACAGCTCTTTAAGCGTCTGGATTCGGCTTGCATATTCCGGTAATTCGGGGCCGTCCACGGCTTCGGCGGAGTATTTGCCCGAATAGGAATTGAACGCGATCATTTCCGGAAGTTTATTTTGATTAGGCGATTTCTCGCGGATGGTTTGAACGAATCCGTTCAGAAACGCTCGCGCATACAATCCGTTATCGTTCATCCAGTTGTTCTTTTTGCCGCCGGTCGCTCTGGCGATCGCGTTGTAGTTTTCGATGCTGCCGCTCAAGATGGGAAGATTGGGCCATTTGGATTTGATTTTATCCCGCGCCGCCAAATAATAATTCGCGAAACGCCGCCCCGCATCCAAGTAGCCGGGAGCGGAAACGCCGTCCAACGCTTCTTCTTCGTTTCCGATCTGAACGCCGATCAATGTCGATCCGATCGCGCCGGGAACGACGTTGTCGATAAAGGAAAGCCGGTCGTAAATAAAATTGGCGTATCCCGCTTCCGTTGTAAGATAGGACTCCCCTTCCGCTAAATAATTCTTTTGTTGTTGGGGATCCCACCACCCCTTGCATTCGTAGACGAAAAGTATTTTCATCTTCATTTTCATGACGGTTTCCACCATCAACTTGGTGGCTGATTCGTGCTCCGTCGCGAAATAACGGACGAGATTCAGGTTGTCGTCTTTCATGTGTTGCAGGTTGGTTTGCAAAGAGTCCACCAGTTCCTGAACGATATCCCGGCCTTCCTGATCCTTGGCGTAGGTTTGCATGTTGGAGCCGAATTGAGCGGATTTTGGATACGCGGCGATAAGGGCGGCGCCTTGAGGCGTCGGCGTAGCGCCGGATGGTAGCGGCCTCATGACGATGCGAAAGCCGATGGGGCCTTTGAAACTGCTTTTGGCTAAACTGCGG includes these proteins:
- the nikR gene encoding nickel-responsive transcriptional regulator NikR, whose product is MPGAVRFSVSLSEELMEHFDALLLEKGYKNRSEGIRDLIRDFLVLQEVEENKEIVGVITLVYDHHVHELTEKLIQLQHNSPVQVITSMHVHLDHHNCLEVIIAKGEGKVIHDFADRMIGTRGVKHGNLTITTTGANVPR
- a CDS encoding sulfite exporter TauE/SafE family protein → MNTAKMQILRIVLTLGIMGIGAGSGLEEAWSHPLGNFSLNHYTVIEIHPQIVIAQHVLDFAEIPSYNELAKVDVDNDNLVTPQEIENYRAGVSKRFLPSFHYALIGENGASEALTPSVQDKKIILSYGQAGLTCLQIRLICTIKGDFSGQRRFAFQDGVTPFVRGSQEIRIKTLPGVTLREQDIESSSLAVPILLADDIYEIDGLDVRLIFQAQKPEGEVALPVPIDVLTMMNPMSIPQYPLEPDANGAYKILKSPIQPNMEVQAKISTLQPRSIMDATGLLGLPSGSSASTAKTAADSSKQDSGWADLIRKENLNPAFVLMAILASIFFGAAHALSPGHGKTVVAAYLVGSRGTIWHAVFLGIVVTITHVSSVLALGLITLFFSQYIMPETLYPVIESGSGLLIIAIGMSLFLKRYGAYQRMRFAESLGAETLHHHGDEHPHPHPHEHPHGHEHNHDHAQVYHHSLEDHEHRPGTHTHEIPADAAMKDLLLLGITGGILPCPTAIVVLLVAISMHRLLFGLLLIVFFSFGLAAVLIAIGVLMVTAKRLMDRFSGTGKTISILQIVSPALVMLLGLLIFVRGLQTGGYITFHF